A portion of the Bacillus thuringiensis genome contains these proteins:
- the spoVAC gene encoding stage V sporulation protein AC, giving the protein MSSKDKNLTPVQQEYKKFEQEREPKRPVLKNCIKAFFVGGFICFIGQLISTFYITYFDFTERSAGNPTVATLIFISMLLTGFGIYDRFGQFAGAGTAVPVTGFGNSVIAACIEHRTEGFVLGVGGNMFKLAGSVILFGVFSAFVIALIKTILVQWGGL; this is encoded by the coding sequence ATGTCTAGTAAAGATAAAAACTTAACCCCTGTACAACAGGAGTATAAAAAATTCGAGCAAGAACGCGAACCGAAACGACCTGTCTTAAAAAATTGTATAAAAGCCTTTTTCGTCGGTGGTTTTATTTGCTTCATAGGACAACTAATCTCTACTTTTTATATTACGTATTTCGATTTCACTGAACGTTCGGCAGGAAATCCAACCGTCGCAACTCTTATTTTCATTTCTATGTTACTAACTGGTTTCGGTATATATGATCGTTTTGGGCAGTTTGCTGGTGCTGGTACAGCTGTACCTGTTACTGGATTTGGTAACTCTGTTATTGCAGCATGTATCGAACACCGAACGGAAGGATTCGTCCTTGGTGTTGGCGGCAATATGTTTAAACTAGCGGGTTCTGTTATTTTATTTGGTGTATTTTCAGCTTTCGTCATCGCACTTATTAAAACGATTCTCGTTCAATGGGGAGGTCTATAA
- a CDS encoding ABC transporter permease, giving the protein MRNFWIVLGQTYWDRVRTKIFIGMTLLLIGGGIFLFSFPTLVQKFSGEKEKAKVVFISEAPNVTLDQSNLSKALPEWDWSLGDKTKLNQYKQDLLDKKVEALFILKEGAGAEPVLDYFMKVDNPKLIQSAQVFVQNQYFQSAVVKQQLSEEAVKSLTMNVQAKKQNLNNEETSSFLLVYLLVAIMYLAITSYGNAIATAVASEKASRVMEVMVTKVSPVHMVFGKILGVGLASLTQLFIFFLSMALYIKSGIFKVSDSFFGVNIDVNMITGEHAAYFLLYFVLGYFVYAALFAVFGSMVSRPEELSGTTMPITLILMGSLVVELLVVLDNPEGLVSRVTSYVPFTAPISMVVRIINGSVSGMEIATSILVLLSSINLISLFAAKVYPKGILRSGKSLKLFQLLKNS; this is encoded by the coding sequence ATGAGGAATTTCTGGATTGTTTTAGGGCAAACGTATTGGGATCGTGTGAGGACGAAAATATTTATTGGGATGACATTGTTATTAATAGGGGGAGGGATATTCTTATTCTCCTTTCCAACTTTAGTACAAAAGTTTTCTGGAGAGAAAGAAAAAGCAAAGGTTGTATTTATTTCCGAAGCACCTAATGTTACTTTGGATCAATCTAATCTTAGTAAAGCTCTTCCAGAATGGGATTGGTCTTTAGGCGATAAAACAAAATTAAATCAATATAAGCAAGATTTGTTAGATAAGAAAGTCGAAGCGCTCTTTATATTAAAAGAGGGTGCGGGTGCTGAACCAGTATTAGATTACTTTATGAAGGTGGATAATCCTAAGTTGATTCAAAGTGCGCAGGTATTTGTACAAAATCAGTATTTTCAAAGTGCGGTAGTTAAACAACAGTTATCAGAAGAGGCTGTGAAATCACTGACGATGAACGTGCAAGCGAAAAAGCAAAACTTAAATAACGAAGAAACAAGCTCATTCTTACTGGTGTATTTATTAGTAGCGATTATGTACTTAGCAATTACTTCGTATGGAAATGCGATTGCTACAGCGGTAGCGTCAGAGAAGGCGTCGCGTGTTATGGAAGTGATGGTAACGAAGGTGTCGCCTGTTCACATGGTCTTTGGGAAGATATTAGGAGTCGGTCTTGCTAGTTTGACACAGTTATTTATTTTCTTCCTTAGTATGGCGCTATATATTAAATCTGGAATTTTTAAGGTATCGGATTCGTTTTTTGGAGTGAATATTGATGTAAATATGATTACAGGTGAGCATGCTGCATATTTCTTGTTATATTTTGTTCTCGGTTACTTCGTTTATGCGGCACTTTTCGCAGTGTTTGGTTCTATGGTAAGCAGGCCAGAAGAATTATCCGGAACAACGATGCCGATTACTCTTATATTGATGGGAAGCTTAGTGGTGGAGTTATTAGTAGTACTTGATAACCCTGAAGGGCTAGTATCAAGGGTGACATCATATGTTCCGTTTACAGCTCCAATTAGTATGGTAGTTAGGATTATTAATGGGTCTGTGAGTGGTATGGAAATTGCAACGTCTATATTGGTTTTGTTAAGTAGTATTAACCTGATTTCTTTATTTGCTGCGAAAGTATATCCAAAAGGTATTTTGCGAAGCGGTAAGAGCTTGAAGTTATTTCAGCTTTTGAAAAATAGTTGA
- a CDS encoding DUF1657 domain-containing protein: MTVITKLKQTVSGLKSAQASLEGFALDTDNQQAKQLFQTAAQQTQTIIDSLNPRVEEVQQEEPQYSQQ, encoded by the coding sequence ATGACTGTAATTACGAAACTAAAGCAAACTGTTTCTGGATTAAAAAGTGCACAAGCTAGCTTAGAGGGATTCGCTCTTGATACGGATAACCAACAAGCTAAGCAACTTTTCCAAACAGCTGCGCAGCAAACACAAACGATTATCGATTCTTTAAACCCACGCGTTGAAGAAGTCCAACAAGAAGAACCACAATACTCACAGCAATAA
- a CDS encoding YhcN/YlaJ family sporulation lipoprotein codes for MRKLGLITALFALLFSSFTGCDNSPLDKKVKEEAKRTEKEKGPKLTKTSTESFNQSISQGAKKRALAMDEITKSTAVNSNLDLYIAVTPEHHERFGLKPLRKKLQKQLSDEHPTFDVRVSTDKKIFMLLEKLERKIKDKKVSKDEINKQLKFIGKKMESNT; via the coding sequence ATGCGAAAACTCGGCCTCATAACCGCATTATTTGCACTTCTATTTAGCTCTTTTACCGGATGTGATAATAGTCCTTTAGATAAAAAAGTGAAAGAAGAAGCAAAACGAACGGAGAAAGAAAAAGGTCCAAAGTTAACAAAGACGAGTACGGAATCCTTTAATCAATCTATATCACAAGGAGCGAAGAAAAGAGCTCTCGCTATGGATGAAATTACAAAAAGCACAGCAGTAAACTCAAATTTAGATCTCTACATAGCAGTTACACCGGAGCATCACGAAAGATTTGGATTAAAACCTCTACGTAAGAAGCTTCAAAAGCAGCTAAGTGATGAGCACCCTACTTTCGATGTTCGTGTAAGTACCGATAAAAAAATCTTTATGTTACTCGAAAAGCTCGAAAGAAAGATTAAGGACAAAAAAGTATCTAAAGATGAGATTAATAAGCAATTAAAATTCATTGGTAAAAAAATGGAGTCTAACACTTAA
- a CDS encoding DUF1657 domain-containing protein produces MTVIASVKTCLASVRGAQASLSSLSLNSQDDESKRVFHECMLEMDSVIADLQNRVSVLEREEPQYKGF; encoded by the coding sequence ATGACTGTTATCGCTAGCGTAAAAACTTGCCTTGCTAGTGTAAGAGGAGCTCAAGCAAGTTTAAGCTCGCTTTCATTAAATTCACAAGACGACGAATCCAAACGTGTATTTCATGAATGTATGTTAGAAATGGATAGCGTCATCGCTGATTTACAGAATAGAGTTTCAGTATTAGAACGTGAAGAACCTCAATATAAAGGGTTTTAA
- the spoVAD gene encoding stage V sporulation protein AD, whose translation MLQGHRTWVFENKPVIISTGVVGGPFEAKGNIPEDFDILHEDLWLGQDSYEKAHKILFEEACSRATEKAKLRKDDIQFVLAGDLINQITPTSFACRTLGTPYLGLFGACSTSMEGLALGASIVNAKGAKYLLTGASSHNTAVEKQFRYPTEYGGQKPPTAQWTVTGAGAAILSDTGHGPRVTSATIGRVIDMGLTDPFNMGGAMAPAAVDTIEAHLRERQIDASYYDLIVTGDLGHVGREIAYDLLHKHGTKVTSEQFQDCGIIIYREGQPVIAGASGPGCSATVVYGHLLNRMKRGEFKKILVVATGALLSPLTFQQEETIPCIAHAVSIEFGGATQ comes from the coding sequence ATGTTACAAGGACACCGAACGTGGGTATTTGAAAACAAACCAGTCATTATCTCAACAGGGGTTGTCGGTGGACCATTTGAAGCAAAGGGGAACATCCCAGAAGACTTCGATATCCTTCATGAAGATTTATGGCTCGGACAAGATTCCTATGAAAAAGCACATAAAATTTTATTCGAAGAAGCTTGTAGTCGCGCTACTGAAAAAGCGAAACTTCGTAAAGATGATATTCAATTTGTACTCGCAGGAGATTTAATTAATCAAATTACTCCAACAAGCTTTGCTTGCCGGACACTTGGCACTCCTTATCTCGGATTATTCGGGGCTTGTTCTACTTCTATGGAAGGTTTAGCACTTGGGGCAAGTATCGTAAATGCAAAAGGCGCAAAATATTTATTAACTGGTGCATCCAGTCATAATACAGCTGTAGAAAAACAATTCCGCTATCCTACCGAATACGGTGGACAAAAGCCGCCTACTGCACAGTGGACAGTAACCGGAGCAGGAGCCGCCATTTTAAGCGATACCGGACACGGCCCTAGGGTAACATCTGCCACAATTGGACGAGTTATTGATATGGGATTAACAGATCCTTTTAATATGGGAGGCGCAATGGCTCCAGCTGCAGTCGATACAATCGAAGCCCATTTACGCGAACGACAAATCGATGCCTCTTACTATGACCTAATCGTGACCGGTGATCTTGGTCATGTCGGTCGCGAAATTGCTTACGATTTACTACATAAGCATGGAACAAAAGTAACGAGCGAACAGTTTCAAGATTGCGGAATTATCATTTATAGAGAAGGACAACCTGTCATAGCCGGCGCTAGCGGGCCTGGATGTTCTGCAACCGTCGTGTACGGTCATTTATTAAATCGAATGAAAAGAGGAGAGTTCAAAAAAATACTTGTCGTTGCGACAGGCGCTTTACTATCTCCACTTACATTCCAACAAGAAGAAACGATTCCGTGTATCGCTCACGCCGTTTCGATTGAATTTGGAGGTGCAACGCAATGA
- a CDS encoding sensor histidine kinase yields MQIQRNFVFILCVTILYFCLQGYILYKINQPYSGVLISKTDSTTYIIAKIKSSGWAFHTDLKEGDIIYSINKEKPHLGILPGYQNQSLNASEIQIKKDDITQTYKGTQHFIDSRDKIISVYFPFLLAFICLGLSIFLYTKKPLNRETFFLITFLFMTSSSLLIAVESGKGDFIALIILSIVFQGTPMSLILLLNELFKKKQLYVISMRFLKIDITIGIILLLLSILTMCIPFPIVNTDGLELIYLSINIIFCIYFLIRAYIKYHSTVHKPFLKLMLTIHSIAFFPFVTLYALPDAIFKTPILSADIGAMFLIALPIGYFYLVATKQIFDIEFVFDRLRYYAFLSLIPTLLIAIITSWSIYYKDNFLSRLLQSFIIIFPLNILFLILKERLDFTFRNHLFRTKTNLYVNIEQFTAQLSSIMKTEELEKKFTNEIVSMLKPSFIQFVQYDMKDNTYTLCNGYRQTKDFTLSKKKKWSMAALLINDLLEDDGCIGIYLYSTKHIKHYIWIGRKVNNIKSWFITVTTYVRLIYENLYTINEIIHSLEQESLESKTNSASLSRLLFQISEQERRRLASDLHDSALQDQIVWYRKLDSLLKNKSVPLELKNELKKIHFGMHDVIQQIRDTCNELRPSLLSDAGLIGALRELLAQTQLRVQFHIQFDHESIQEHHYDFDKILSLYRIIQELLTNADKHSEATIVSIFLWEENNCIFLDYRDNGKGFDIDTPHSPKQHMGISGIKGRLQSIGGEIHIVSEAKKGLQVNITVPRW; encoded by the coding sequence TTGCAGATACAACGTAATTTCGTTTTCATTTTATGTGTAACTATCCTGTATTTTTGTTTACAAGGCTATATCTTATATAAAATAAACCAACCATATAGTGGAGTTCTTATTTCTAAAACAGACTCAACTACATACATAATAGCAAAAATTAAATCCTCCGGTTGGGCTTTTCATACGGACTTAAAAGAAGGAGATATAATCTATTCGATAAATAAAGAAAAGCCTCATTTAGGAATACTTCCTGGATACCAAAACCAATCACTAAATGCATCTGAAATACAAATTAAAAAAGACGATATCACCCAAACTTATAAAGGAACACAACATTTTATTGATTCTCGTGACAAAATTATTTCTGTATACTTTCCCTTCCTACTCGCTTTTATTTGTTTAGGGTTATCTATTTTTCTTTATACAAAGAAGCCTTTGAACCGGGAAACATTCTTTTTGATCACGTTTCTATTCATGACTTCCTCAAGTCTTCTAATCGCAGTTGAATCTGGTAAAGGTGATTTTATCGCTCTCATTATTTTAAGTATTGTATTTCAAGGTACACCTATGTCTCTCATTTTATTGTTGAATGAATTATTCAAGAAAAAGCAACTATACGTTATTTCTATGAGATTTCTAAAAATCGATATTACAATCGGCATTATTTTACTATTACTCTCTATTTTAACGATGTGCATTCCATTTCCAATAGTTAATACCGATGGATTAGAACTAATTTACCTTTCAATAAATATTATCTTTTGTATATATTTTTTAATCCGTGCCTATATCAAATATCACAGTACAGTACATAAACCATTTTTAAAATTAATGCTCACGATTCATTCCATTGCCTTCTTTCCGTTCGTTACACTCTATGCTCTTCCAGATGCAATATTCAAAACACCTATTCTCTCAGCAGATATTGGCGCTATGTTCCTAATCGCTCTTCCAATCGGTTATTTTTATTTAGTAGCGACGAAGCAGATTTTTGATATAGAGTTTGTATTTGATCGTTTACGGTATTACGCATTTCTGTCACTAATTCCAACTCTATTAATTGCAATCATTACGAGCTGGAGCATTTATTACAAAGACAATTTTCTCTCTCGACTGCTGCAAAGTTTTATTATTATTTTTCCGTTAAACATTCTATTTCTCATATTAAAAGAAAGATTAGATTTTACATTCCGTAATCACCTCTTTCGGACTAAAACAAACTTATACGTAAACATTGAACAGTTTACCGCACAGCTATCATCTATTATGAAAACAGAAGAGTTAGAGAAAAAATTCACTAATGAAATCGTTTCGATGTTGAAACCTTCTTTTATTCAATTTGTTCAATATGATATGAAAGACAACACATATACACTCTGTAACGGATATCGACAAACGAAAGATTTCACACTTTCTAAAAAGAAAAAATGGAGTATGGCAGCATTACTAATTAATGATTTATTAGAGGATGATGGATGCATTGGCATTTACTTATACTCTACTAAACATATAAAACACTACATCTGGATTGGAAGAAAAGTGAATAATATTAAATCATGGTTCATCACTGTCACGACATACGTCCGTCTTATTTACGAAAACTTGTATACCATTAATGAAATTATTCATTCTCTAGAGCAGGAGAGTTTAGAATCCAAAACAAATTCTGCAAGCTTATCACGCCTACTCTTTCAAATTTCTGAACAAGAAAGGCGCCGACTCGCTTCAGATTTACACGACTCTGCATTACAAGATCAAATCGTATGGTACCGCAAACTAGACTCTTTACTAAAAAACAAATCCGTTCCACTAGAATTAAAAAATGAACTAAAAAAAATCCACTTCGGTATGCACGATGTAATACAACAAATTCGCGACACATGTAATGAATTGCGTCCATCACTTTTATCAGATGCTGGTTTAATTGGTGCATTAAGAGAATTGCTAGCCCAAACACAATTACGTGTGCAGTTTCATATTCAATTTGATCATGAATCAATTCAAGAACATCATTACGATTTTGACAAAATTTTATCTTTATATCGTATCATTCAAGAACTACTAACAAACGCAGATAAACATTCCGAGGCAACCATCGTATCGATTTTTTTATGGGAAGAGAATAACTGCATTTTCCTAGACTACCGAGACAACGGCAAAGGTTTTGATATAGACACTCCCCACTCTCCTAAGCAGCATATGGGGATTTCCGGTATAAAAGGAAGGCTTCAATCAATTGGTGGAGAAATACATATAGTATCCGAAGCTAAAAAAGGACTTCAAGTAAACATTACAGTTCCGAGGTGGTAA
- the spoVAE gene encoding stage V sporulation protein AE produces MIFFWAFVIGGLICVIGQLMFDVGKLTPAHTMATLVVAGAILDGFNLYEPLIDFAGAGATVPITSFGNALVHGAMEEAAKHGIVGVITGMFKVTSAGVSAAIIFGFIGALLFKPKG; encoded by the coding sequence ATGATTTTTTTCTGGGCTTTCGTCATTGGTGGACTCATATGTGTAATCGGACAACTTATGTTTGATGTCGGCAAGCTAACACCAGCTCATACAATGGCAACACTCGTTGTTGCCGGAGCTATATTAGATGGATTCAATTTGTATGAACCATTAATTGATTTCGCTGGAGCTGGTGCAACTGTACCTATTACAAGCTTCGGTAACGCCCTCGTTCATGGTGCGATGGAAGAAGCTGCAAAACATGGTATCGTTGGCGTCATTACCGGCATGTTTAAAGTAACGAGCGCCGGCGTATCCGCAGCTATTATTTTTGGTTTCATAGGAGCATTGTTATTTAAACCGAAAGGATAA
- a CDS encoding response regulator transcription factor produces MIRVLIVDDHQIVGEGTKSMIELEEDMQAEYILNEQEALIKSDATPFDIYLLDMNMPNCSGIELAQKILHIQTDAKIILYTGFEYVSQFNLLINSGISGIISKSASQQELLMAIRAAVNGYTLLPISLLRQLHTDDITTQQLENKTALLTQKELEILESVSKGSSNKQIADELYMSSRAVEYNLTKIFKKLKVGSRSEALTEAMRQGILKVHI; encoded by the coding sequence ATGATTCGAGTATTAATCGTAGATGATCATCAAATTGTAGGCGAAGGAACAAAGAGCATGATTGAATTAGAAGAAGATATGCAAGCAGAATATATTTTAAATGAACAGGAAGCACTTATAAAAAGTGACGCTACACCTTTTGACATATATCTCTTGGATATGAATATGCCCAATTGTAGTGGTATTGAACTCGCCCAGAAAATATTACATATTCAAACAGATGCAAAAATCATTTTATACACAGGTTTTGAATACGTATCCCAATTTAATTTATTAATAAACTCTGGTATCAGCGGAATTATTAGTAAATCAGCTTCTCAGCAAGAGCTATTAATGGCAATTCGTGCAGCTGTAAATGGATATACTTTACTTCCTATTTCTTTATTACGTCAACTACATACAGACGATATAACGACTCAACAACTTGAAAATAAAACCGCTCTTCTTACACAAAAAGAATTAGAAATCTTAGAATCCGTCTCTAAAGGAAGTAGCAATAAACAAATTGCTGATGAACTGTACATGAGTTCAAGAGCTGTAGAATACAACCTAACAAAAATCTTCAAAAAATTAAAAGTAGGATCACGCTCCGAAGCTTTAACAGAAGCAATGAGACAAGGCATTTTGAAAGTACACATATAA
- a CDS encoding DUF421 domain-containing protein: protein MSHLPEWTLVILRSVFILIILFAITKWLGKRQISQLSFFEYIAGMTIGDIAAQVSTGLDSKFFHGVFAILIFAAVPFFTGILSLKNKTARDFFEGKSTVLIKDGKILEDNLKKEKYTSDELLELLRGKSAFSVAEVEFAVLEPSGELNVLLKKDSQPLTAKDIGLKVPNEKEPQTVIMDGNVLDEPLSSSGHNRAWLHAELEKLGVVIENVFLGQVDSYGQLTIDIYNDKLQMPSPQNKPLLLASLKKCHADLELFSLETKSKSASEMYSKNAKQIEKILNKVTYLLKD, encoded by the coding sequence ATGTCTCACCTGCCGGAATGGACACTTGTCATTCTTCGCTCTGTATTCATATTAATTATTTTATTTGCTATTACGAAATGGTTAGGGAAAAGACAAATCTCTCAGCTCTCCTTTTTTGAATACATTGCCGGAATGACAATCGGTGACATCGCTGCCCAAGTATCTACAGGGCTCGATTCGAAATTTTTCCACGGCGTCTTTGCGATACTCATTTTCGCTGCGGTACCTTTTTTCACAGGAATCCTCTCCTTAAAGAACAAAACAGCTCGGGATTTTTTTGAAGGGAAATCTACCGTATTAATAAAAGATGGAAAGATACTCGAAGATAACTTAAAGAAAGAAAAATATACGAGTGACGAATTACTTGAACTACTCCGAGGAAAAAGTGCGTTCAGCGTAGCGGAAGTCGAATTTGCTGTCTTAGAACCGAGCGGAGAATTAAATGTACTATTAAAGAAAGATTCTCAGCCACTTACAGCAAAAGACATCGGTTTAAAAGTACCAAACGAAAAAGAACCGCAAACTGTTATTATGGATGGAAATGTACTAGATGAACCTCTATCCTCCAGTGGACATAACCGCGCTTGGTTACATGCTGAACTAGAAAAACTCGGTGTTGTTATTGAAAATGTCTTTCTCGGTCAAGTCGATTCATACGGACAACTCACTATCGACATTTACAATGACAAACTTCAAATGCCTTCTCCTCAAAACAAACCTTTATTATTAGCATCTTTAAAAAAATGTCATGCTGATCTTGAACTATTTTCCCTAGAAACAAAGTCGAAATCAGCAAGTGAAATGTATAGTAAAAACGCGAAACAAATCGAAAAAATTTTAAATAAAGTAACCTATCTTTTAAAAGACTAA
- a CDS encoding ABC transporter ATP-binding protein, translated as MAFEIQGLNKTFGEYKAVNDLNIRVEEGGILGMLGRNGAGKTTTIRMILDLIKPDSGQILWNNRPFSKKDLSIGYLPEERGLYPKMNVVEQLVYFGKLEGMPANLAKRHALQWLEKLEMTPHLKKKTEELSKGNQQKIQLISAILHNPEFIILDEPFSGLDPVNAEMLKNVVLELIAQRKTIIFCSHQMDSVETFCEEICIMKNGQLVLSGALSDIKKSYQYKYMTLQTEGDIEPILKKKNFNFEKVNRTFMIKVNDGEDAFSLLEDIKTKQYIRDVSIKEPSLHQIFVEKAGA; from the coding sequence ATGGCATTTGAAATTCAAGGATTAAATAAAACATTTGGTGAATATAAAGCCGTTAATGATTTAAATATACGTGTAGAAGAAGGTGGAATTTTAGGGATGCTGGGCCGAAATGGTGCTGGTAAGACGACAACGATTCGTATGATCTTAGATTTAATCAAACCGGATAGCGGCCAAATTCTATGGAATAATCGCCCTTTTTCAAAGAAAGACCTATCTATTGGCTATTTACCAGAAGAGCGTGGATTATACCCGAAAATGAATGTAGTGGAGCAATTGGTGTATTTCGGCAAGTTAGAAGGAATGCCAGCTAATCTTGCAAAAAGGCATGCGTTACAATGGCTAGAAAAATTAGAAATGACACCACATTTAAAGAAGAAAACAGAGGAATTGTCAAAGGGAAATCAACAAAAAATCCAATTGATTTCAGCGATATTGCATAATCCGGAATTCATCATACTAGATGAACCATTTAGTGGATTGGATCCTGTAAATGCAGAGATGTTAAAAAATGTTGTGCTCGAGTTAATTGCGCAAAGAAAAACGATTATTTTTTGTAGTCATCAAATGGACAGTGTAGAAACGTTCTGTGAGGAAATTTGTATTATGAAAAACGGTCAACTTGTATTATCGGGTGCCTTGTCAGATATTAAGAAAAGTTATCAATACAAATATATGACGTTGCAAACGGAAGGGGATATTGAACCTATTCTTAAGAAGAAAAATTTCAATTTTGAAAAAGTTAATCGTACGTTCATGATTAAAGTTAATGATGGAGAGGATGCATTTTCACTGCTTGAAGACATTAAAACTAAACAATATATCCGAGATGTTTCTATTAAAGAACCTTCTTTACATCAAATCTTTGTTGAAAAGGCGGGTGCATAA
- a CDS encoding YxeA family protein: protein MKKLLLGLIGLFILVIGVASFSHNEVTDRYNPLVKEEFVYVKAKESGRLSTVGEVAGDYKLTGYYASGEGRDVKFYAPRGLREGAYVKVKTKGEYIETYQEVQPNEIPKEIKEKLDK, encoded by the coding sequence ATGAAGAAATTATTATTAGGTTTAATTGGACTTTTTATATTAGTTATTGGTGTGGCAAGCTTTTCTCATAATGAGGTGACTGATAGATATAATCCGCTTGTGAAAGAAGAATTTGTATATGTAAAAGCGAAAGAATCTGGCCGATTATCTACAGTTGGAGAGGTAGCTGGAGACTATAAACTTACTGGTTATTACGCTTCGGGTGAAGGAAGAGACGTTAAGTTTTATGCACCTCGTGGGCTTCGAGAAGGAGCGTATGTAAAGGTTAAAACAAAAGGTGAATATATTGAAACATACCAAGAAGTACAGCCGAATGAAATTCCAAAAGAGATTAAAGAGAAACTAGATAAATAA
- the rpoN gene encoding RNA polymerase factor sigma-54 has protein sequence MKASLLQEQSLRLAMTQELRQAITMLQYNVQELSEFLYEQSLENPLIELGGFEREKKKSSNNSKSTSKQVENQMEIYSVDSTTIQQHLLNQIQYYKIDEEERKVASFIIMNMDGNGYLQETNEELAELLSVHIHVVDRSVELVQSLEPAGVGARNIQECLTLQLKRLQRRNGLAEEVVEDHFAYFVKKDWRKLVQVLKCSNEELQSAVNCITSLQPKPGLAFSSDKPLYIVPDMAVKKDGDRLVLQMNERNMPRIEIHSEYSALLNNSESEVASYVSEKYQHVQWIMRSLKQRKQTLLQVMTIIMEKQRDFFWEGPAYLKPLALKEVAEELSVHESTISRATRNKYVQTPHGLFEMKSFFSNAISTTEDEAVSTKRVKQFIQTLVEAENKKKPLSDQKISKLLEEEHEIVISRRTVAKYREQMHIPASSLRKTIG, from the coding sequence TTGAAGGCAAGTCTTTTACAAGAACAAAGCTTACGTTTGGCAATGACACAAGAGTTAAGGCAAGCGATTACAATGCTCCAGTATAATGTACAAGAATTATCGGAGTTTTTGTATGAGCAATCGTTAGAGAATCCCCTTATTGAGTTAGGTGGTTTTGAGAGGGAGAAGAAAAAGAGCTCTAACAACAGTAAAAGTACCAGCAAACAAGTCGAGAATCAGATGGAGATCTACAGTGTGGATTCTACAACGATTCAGCAACATTTATTAAATCAAATACAGTATTATAAAATAGATGAAGAAGAGCGAAAAGTAGCTTCTTTCATTATTATGAACATGGATGGAAATGGATATTTACAAGAAACGAATGAAGAGTTAGCAGAGCTCCTTTCTGTGCATATTCATGTAGTCGACCGCTCTGTAGAGCTTGTCCAATCACTGGAACCAGCAGGGGTAGGGGCGCGTAATATTCAGGAATGTTTAACTCTGCAATTGAAGCGCTTACAAAGGCGGAATGGATTAGCAGAAGAGGTTGTAGAAGATCATTTCGCTTATTTTGTGAAGAAAGATTGGCGAAAGCTCGTTCAAGTGTTGAAATGTAGTAATGAGGAATTACAGAGTGCGGTAAATTGTATAACGTCATTACAACCAAAACCAGGTCTTGCGTTTTCTTCAGATAAACCACTTTATATTGTGCCTGATATGGCGGTGAAAAAAGATGGCGATCGCCTCGTTTTACAAATGAATGAGAGAAATATGCCGAGAATTGAAATTCATTCTGAATATAGTGCGCTTCTTAATAATAGTGAAAGTGAAGTAGCATCTTACGTATCAGAAAAGTATCAGCATGTGCAATGGATTATGCGCAGTTTGAAACAGAGAAAACAAACACTTCTGCAAGTGATGACGATTATTATGGAAAAACAACGTGATTTCTTTTGGGAAGGTCCAGCGTATTTGAAGCCTCTCGCTTTAAAAGAGGTGGCGGAAGAGCTAAGTGTACATGAGTCTACGATTAGTCGTGCAACAAGAAATAAGTATGTGCAAACGCCACACGGTTTATTTGAGATGAAATCGTTCTTTAGTAATGCAATTTCGACGACAGAGGATGAGGCAGTTTCAACGAAGCGAGTGAAACAGTTTATTCAAACGCTTGTGGAAGCAGAGAATAAGAAAAAGCCACTCTCAGATCAAAAGATTTCAAAATTATTAGAAGAAGAGCATGAAATTGTTATTTCTCGAAGAACAGTGGCGAAGTATAGAGAACAAATGCATATCCCAGCTTCGTCATTACGAAAAACGATCGGATAG